The proteins below come from a single Phocoena sinus isolate mPhoSin1 chromosome 2, mPhoSin1.pri, whole genome shotgun sequence genomic window:
- the CNIH1 gene encoding protein cornichon homolog 1, translated as MAFTFAAFCYMLALLLTAALIFFAIWHIIAFDELKTDYKNPIDQCNTLNPLVLPEYLIHAFFCVMFLCAAEWLTLGLNMPLLAYHIWRYMSRPVMSGPGLYDPTTIMNADILAYCQKEGWCKLAFYLLAFFYYLYGMIYVLVSS; from the exons ATGGCGTTCACGTTCGCGGCCTTCTGCTACATGCTGGCGCTGCTGCTCACCGCCGCACTCATCTTCTTCGCCATTTGGCAT attatagCATTTGATGAGCTGAAGACTGATTACAAGAATCCTATAGACCAGTGTAATACCCTGAATCCT cttgtccttCCAGAGTACCTCATCCATGCTTTCTTCTGTGTCATGTTTCTTTGTGCAGCAGAGTGGCTTACACTGGGTCTCAATATGCCCCTCTTGGCATATCATATTTGGAG GTATATGAGTAGACCAGTGATGAGTGGACCAGGACTCTATGACCCTACAACCATCATGAATGCAGATATTCTAGCATATTGTCAGAAAGAAGGATGGTGCAAATTAGCTTTTTATCTTCTAGCATTTTTTTACTACCTATATGg caTGATCTATGTTTTGGTGAGCTCTTAG